From one Zhongshania sp. R06B22 genomic stretch:
- a CDS encoding YkgJ family cysteine cluster protein, producing the protein MDSVYNNRDIIARLREQIPSFECVPGCHDCCGPVTTSSEEMSRLPEKTDAEHDAALNDFSCVHLGPKGCTVYGERPLICRLFGTTPRMPCPNDRRPETMIDSKIEDQVHHYIANTRQVLV; encoded by the coding sequence GTGGATAGTGTTTACAATAATCGAGATATTATCGCGCGCTTACGCGAGCAAATTCCGTCCTTCGAGTGTGTGCCGGGTTGCCACGATTGCTGCGGTCCGGTAACGACCTCTTCGGAAGAAATGTCGCGGTTGCCAGAGAAAACCGACGCCGAACATGATGCCGCTTTAAATGACTTTAGCTGCGTACACTTGGGTCCAAAGGGTTGCACTGTCTATGGGGAACGTCCCTTGATTTGCAGATTGTTTGGTACCACCCCGCGCATGCCCTGCCCAAATGATCGTCGTCCAGAAACCATGATTGACTCTAAAATTGAGGATCAGGTTCATCACTACATAGCAAACACCCGGCAAGTCTTGGTGTAA
- a CDS encoding 2,4'-dihydroxyacetophenone dioxygenase family protein, with protein sequence MELPEPVNITTLPETPLESGHLNHNDFPWVDQGWGIEVKVLQVCNVTGSWIIMNRFAPGTQLPTHRHSGVVKAYTLQGKWGYLESNFTATAGSIIMEPANTAHTLKVADDAGEPTVVFFTIEGSLVNYTEDGTIWGISDGHTQLAEYIRLGKEQGHNISAESIL encoded by the coding sequence ATGGAATTACCTGAGCCCGTCAACATCACTACTCTGCCTGAAACCCCGCTGGAATCAGGTCACCTTAATCACAATGACTTCCCATGGGTCGATCAGGGCTGGGGTATTGAAGTCAAAGTCTTACAGGTCTGCAACGTCACCGGCAGCTGGATTATTATGAACCGTTTTGCGCCTGGCACGCAGCTGCCAACCCATCGGCATAGCGGTGTCGTAAAAGCCTATACCCTGCAGGGAAAATGGGGTTACCTGGAAAGTAATTTCACCGCCACAGCGGGCTCAATTATTATGGAACCGGCCAACACCGCACATACGCTGAAGGTAGCTGATGACGCAGGCGAGCCAACTGTTGTCTTCTTCACTATTGAAGGCAGCTTGGTGAATTACACCGAAGACGGCACCATTTGGGGCATTTCCGATGGCCATACTCAATTGGCAGAGTATATCCGTTTGGGTAAAGAGCAAGGCCACAACATTTCGGCCGAGAGCATTCTTTAA
- the doeA gene encoding ectoine hydrolase, which produces MIQRDDMTFPFEEYERRLSGLRQRIADRRLDAVVISDPENIMYLTDYQTTGYSFFQALVVPLEDEPFMITRALEESNIIARTWVERTRPYPDTGDAIQMLVDALREFGLAKKRIGYERNSYFFPAYQQDRVHTTLTEAKLLDCFGIVEQGRICKSPAEIEIMRKAAFATEAGMRAGIDACQPGVTENEIGAAISAAMFRAGGEPPAVMPYVTSGPRSMIGHATWEGRTVLPGEHVFLEVGGCYRRYHTAMMRTVILGELSDSMHHAQEKMNHALHAVHEKFQPGMTVSDADNLVRNIITDNDCGARLITRSGYSIGIAFPPSWDEGYIVSLKQGESAVLQPGMTFHIIPWMWGVDGDKTCGISDSIYITDTGCESFFTMDRDFTVKPEAGKPAMLKIDEARKNKKEKSDSIKSSDDVKTENGE; this is translated from the coding sequence ATGATTCAGCGCGACGACATGACCTTCCCCTTTGAAGAATACGAGCGTCGTTTATCCGGATTGCGGCAGCGTATTGCCGACCGAAGGTTAGACGCGGTGGTGATTTCTGATCCAGAAAACATCATGTATCTAACCGACTACCAAACCACCGGCTATTCATTCTTCCAAGCTTTAGTTGTGCCGCTGGAAGATGAACCCTTTATGATTACAAGGGCATTGGAAGAGTCGAATATTATTGCCCGCACATGGGTGGAGCGCACACGGCCCTACCCAGATACCGGCGACGCTATTCAAATGTTGGTAGATGCTTTACGAGAGTTCGGTTTGGCCAAAAAGCGTATTGGCTATGAGCGCAATAGCTACTTCTTCCCTGCCTACCAACAGGACCGCGTGCACACCACGCTCACGGAAGCAAAATTACTCGACTGTTTTGGTATTGTTGAACAGGGACGTATTTGTAAATCGCCAGCAGAAATTGAAATTATGCGAAAAGCAGCCTTTGCCACCGAAGCAGGTATGCGGGCCGGAATAGATGCCTGCCAGCCGGGTGTCACTGAAAACGAAATAGGTGCTGCCATCAGCGCGGCCATGTTCCGCGCCGGCGGCGAACCCCCTGCGGTTATGCCTTATGTGACCTCAGGCCCGCGCTCCATGATCGGTCACGCCACTTGGGAAGGCCGTACCGTGTTACCCGGCGAGCACGTATTCTTAGAGGTTGGCGGCTGCTATCGCCGCTATCACACCGCCATGATGCGCACCGTGATACTCGGTGAGCTCAGTGATTCTATGCATCACGCCCAAGAGAAAATGAATCACGCCCTGCACGCTGTTCATGAAAAATTCCAGCCGGGAATGACGGTCTCTGATGCCGATAATCTAGTGCGCAATATTATTACTGATAACGACTGTGGCGCGCGGCTCATAACCCGCTCAGGTTACTCTATCGGTATCGCCTTTCCACCCAGCTGGGACGAAGGCTATATCGTCAGTCTTAAACAGGGCGAATCCGCTGTGCTACAACCAGGCATGACCTTCCATATTATTCCGTGGATGTGGGGTGTAGACGGCGATAAGACTTGTGGAATATCAGATTCCATTTATATCACCGACACCGGCTGTGAATCATTTTTCACTATGGACAGAGATTTCACCGTAAAGCCTGAAGCCGGAAAACCAGCAATGCTAAAGATTGACGAAGCACGAAAAAACAAAAAGGAAAAGTCTGACAGTATTAAAAGTTCAGACGATGTAAAAACAGAAAACGGCGAGTAA
- a CDS encoding NAD-dependent succinate-semialdehyde dehydrogenase, with product MLIAKNPCTGKIIAEYPTLNNTQLHERIGDAFRAADQWQALSYQERGQTLTAVAAELRKQKDRLAELMALEMGKPFKEGIAEVEKAAGCAEYYAEHAAEHLAPQTLPSDASISYVCHPPLGTLLGILPWNAPLWLAFRYLAPALMAGNTCVMKHDPNVPACAIAIAKVFADAGAPENIVVNLPIDNDTIETAIRDPRIAAVSFTGSGNAGRKVAAVAGSEIKPTVLELGGSDPCIVLADANLEAAADIATLSRMINAGQSCIAAKRIIVEDSVYDVFVEKLQSRMAKFKSGDPLLADTDVGPIAREDLRQNLHRQVTETINAGAKCLLGGELSDGPGFFYPPTLLIDVTEGMCAFKEETFGPIMVVIRAADVEEAVQLANETPYGLGAAVWTSNAELATNIANRLEAGQVAINGIVKTDSRLPSGGIKGSGYGRELGPHGIREFVNSKQIWVK from the coding sequence ATGCTGATAGCGAAGAATCCGTGTACCGGTAAAATCATTGCCGAGTACCCCACCCTCAATAACACCCAACTTCACGAGCGGATTGGCGACGCCTTCCGCGCGGCAGACCAATGGCAAGCGCTAAGCTACCAAGAGCGAGGACAAACACTGACAGCCGTCGCCGCCGAGCTACGCAAACAAAAAGACAGGCTGGCAGAATTAATGGCCCTTGAAATGGGCAAGCCCTTCAAAGAAGGTATCGCTGAAGTTGAAAAGGCTGCTGGCTGCGCAGAGTATTATGCAGAACACGCCGCCGAGCACTTGGCCCCGCAAACTCTGCCCTCAGACGCCAGCATCAGCTACGTTTGCCACCCGCCACTGGGTACCTTACTTGGCATTCTGCCTTGGAATGCGCCGCTGTGGCTGGCCTTTCGCTACTTGGCGCCCGCATTAATGGCCGGTAATACCTGCGTAATGAAGCACGACCCCAACGTGCCAGCCTGCGCCATTGCCATCGCTAAAGTGTTTGCCGACGCCGGTGCGCCAGAAAATATTGTGGTCAATCTACCCATAGATAACGACACCATAGAAACCGCCATCCGCGACCCTCGCATCGCCGCGGTATCCTTCACAGGCTCTGGCAACGCAGGCCGTAAAGTTGCCGCCGTAGCTGGTTCAGAAATAAAACCCACGGTATTGGAGTTAGGCGGCTCAGACCCCTGCATCGTACTTGCAGATGCAAACTTAGAAGCCGCAGCCGACATTGCCACCCTGTCCCGAATGATTAATGCCGGGCAGTCCTGTATTGCCGCAAAACGTATTATTGTCGAAGACTCGGTATACGATGTCTTTGTTGAAAAACTCCAAAGTCGCATGGCCAAGTTCAAATCCGGTGACCCACTACTGGCAGACACCGACGTTGGTCCTATCGCCCGCGAGGATCTGCGGCAAAACCTGCATCGCCAGGTCACAGAAACCATTAACGCCGGTGCCAAATGCCTATTGGGCGGTGAGCTAAGCGATGGCCCCGGTTTCTTTTATCCACCGACCCTGCTCATTGATGTCACCGAAGGCATGTGCGCGTTTAAAGAAGAAACCTTCGGTCCGATTATGGTGGTGATACGGGCGGCCGATGTGGAAGAAGCGGTGCAGCTCGCCAATGAAACGCCCTACGGCCTAGGTGCCGCCGTCTGGACCAGCAATGCGGAGCTAGCCACCAATATCGCCAATCGTCTTGAAGCCGGCCAAGTCGCTATCAACGGCATCGTCAAAACTGACTCACGCTTACCCAGCGGCGGTATAAAAGGCTCTGGCTATGGCCGCGAACTCGGGCCACATGGCATTCGGGAATTTGTGAATAGCAAGCAGATTTGGGTGAAGTGA
- the doeB2 gene encoding N(2)-acetyl-L-2,4-diaminobutanoate deacetylase DoeB2 — translation MTDFWLDTMAAAQTLRRDLHAHPEPGWHEVRTAETVRNTLNQLAIPWRKCAGTGTIATLATATPQAGAKHIALRGDIDALPIIEQTGKAWSSTHTGCMHACGHDGHTATLLATARWLKHNEQSLSHPVTLLFQPAEEGGHGAREMINEGALDGIDEIYGWHNWPAIPFGKLVCPDDIVMCGNGTFSITVTGKGGHASQPELCRDPVLAASAITLALQQIVSRRLAPQQAAVISVTSFMADSGPTIIPQQAVLGGSIRVPDQNTRDQINALITEVSQQTARSYGVECSVEITPRYHATINHPAQAGHVRQLWQESYGADAIDQNVRTPIMASEDFSYYLREIPGAFALIGADDGDEHHQVPCHSPHYDFNDKLIPLVSNLFSRLCGVTTPEKPAKQTILK, via the coding sequence ATGACTGATTTCTGGCTAGATACAATGGCCGCCGCGCAGACCCTACGCCGCGACCTACACGCCCACCCCGAGCCTGGCTGGCACGAGGTCCGTACCGCTGAAACCGTGCGTAACACCCTCAACCAACTAGCTATACCATGGCGCAAATGCGCGGGAACTGGCACCATAGCCACCTTGGCGACAGCCACACCTCAAGCTGGCGCTAAACACATCGCTCTCAGGGGTGACATCGACGCCCTTCCTATTATTGAACAAACCGGTAAGGCGTGGTCATCTACCCATACTGGCTGCATGCACGCCTGTGGCCACGATGGACATACCGCCACATTATTAGCCACCGCGCGGTGGTTAAAACACAATGAACAAAGCCTAAGCCACCCTGTCACATTGTTATTCCAACCAGCAGAAGAAGGCGGACATGGCGCGCGGGAAATGATAAATGAGGGCGCATTAGACGGTATCGACGAAATATACGGCTGGCACAACTGGCCAGCGATCCCCTTCGGCAAGCTGGTCTGTCCTGACGATATTGTTATGTGTGGCAACGGCACCTTTTCTATTACCGTTACTGGCAAAGGTGGGCATGCCAGTCAACCTGAACTCTGCCGCGATCCAGTGCTTGCCGCCAGTGCTATCACCCTTGCTCTACAACAGATCGTGAGTCGCCGCTTGGCGCCGCAACAAGCCGCGGTGATCAGCGTAACCTCATTTATGGCTGATAGCGGACCCACCATTATTCCGCAACAAGCGGTATTGGGCGGCAGTATAAGAGTGCCGGATCAGAACACACGGGATCAAATTAACGCTCTCATCACCGAGGTAAGCCAGCAAACCGCGCGTAGCTATGGCGTGGAATGCAGCGTGGAAATTACGCCTCGCTATCACGCGACTATCAATCACCCCGCTCAAGCCGGCCACGTTCGGCAGTTATGGCAAGAAAGCTATGGTGCCGACGCGATCGATCAAAACGTCCGGACTCCAATTATGGCGTCTGAAGATTTTAGTTATTATCTGCGGGAAATTCCCGGCGCGTTTGCGCTGATCGGCGCAGATGATGGCGACGAGCACCATCAAGTGCCCTGTCACAGCCCCCACTATGATTTTAACGACAAACTAATTCCCTTGGTGAGCAATTTATTTTCTCGCCTATGTGGTGTGACGACGCCCGAAAAACCTGCAAAACAAACCATTTTAAAATAG
- the ggpS gene encoding glucosylglycerol-phosphate synthase, translated as MLLATDLDGTFLAGDNEQRHKLYQLIAAHPEIKLAFVTGRGLESVLPLLSDPTIPEPDYIICDVGCTVVDGHTQQAIQPLQGDIDKRWPGEHVVEQAVAHIPNLQRQDVPQERRFSFFCGADAVTSELEEVVRDLDCELLYSAGLYLDILPKGVNKGSTLRGLVELLDIGDENVLVAGDTLNDLSMYEHGFIGVCVGESEAGLLKETENQARVYHADHPGCGGILQAFEYFGFLGTAGMEAEQRDVAVPGKSDLVIVYHRLPYEEFREDGVTVRRKPTSPNGIIPTLMSFFADGRAGSWVAWSIHEPEDGKFETHTEVDTAQYPNLVASRVALSKRDVDIFYKKFSKEAFWPTLHTFWERATFREDHWQVFLDVNRRFAEAAAAEAAEGATVWIHDYNLWMVPAYLRELRPDVVIAFFHHTYFPSADVFNVIPWRRDIIGSLLQCDYIGFHIPRQSENFVDVARGVTPLEVTTKMNCAPRFFTYGCAVGLDEMTTEIKVNDRLIRLGAHPVGLDLKRVESALKDEKIQRRMDELRLELHGTRMILSVGRLDYTKGILEQLEAYERLLDEYPDLHDKVTLMMVCVPAASEMAIYRDLQTQIEQAVGRINGRFAKVGWTPLQFFFRSLPFAELVAYYSMADVMWITPLRDGLNLVAKEYIATQGMTDGSGVLVLSEFAGAAAELRGPILANPHDRNEMVRTCYLALTLEREEARSRMREAYDVVQHYDIKVWSDEFMNAVDACRSGDSALPSSDLASKVA; from the coding sequence ATGCTTTTAGCAACAGATTTAGACGGTACATTTCTCGCTGGCGATAACGAGCAACGCCACAAGCTTTATCAGTTGATTGCAGCGCACCCCGAAATCAAGCTGGCCTTTGTAACCGGTCGTGGACTTGAGTCCGTATTGCCGCTGCTTTCCGATCCGACTATTCCAGAACCCGATTATATTATTTGCGATGTAGGTTGCACCGTTGTTGATGGGCACACGCAACAAGCTATCCAACCACTGCAGGGCGATATTGATAAACGCTGGCCCGGTGAACATGTGGTTGAGCAAGCCGTTGCCCATATCCCCAATTTACAGCGTCAGGATGTTCCACAAGAACGGCGCTTTTCCTTCTTTTGTGGCGCGGATGCCGTTACTAGTGAACTCGAAGAAGTGGTTCGTGACTTGGATTGCGAGCTCCTGTATTCGGCAGGCTTGTATCTGGATATTTTACCCAAGGGGGTCAACAAGGGCTCTACCTTGCGAGGCTTGGTAGAGCTGCTTGATATTGGCGACGAAAATGTATTGGTTGCTGGCGATACCTTAAATGACCTGTCAATGTACGAGCACGGTTTTATTGGTGTTTGTGTGGGTGAGTCCGAAGCCGGCTTATTGAAAGAGACTGAAAATCAGGCGCGGGTGTATCACGCTGACCATCCGGGATGCGGTGGTATTCTGCAAGCCTTCGAGTATTTTGGTTTTTTGGGCACAGCGGGTATGGAGGCAGAGCAGCGCGATGTAGCGGTGCCGGGAAAGTCTGACCTGGTGATTGTATATCACCGGCTTCCCTATGAAGAATTTCGTGAGGATGGCGTCACGGTTCGTCGCAAGCCCACCTCACCAAACGGTATTATCCCTACCTTGATGAGCTTTTTTGCGGATGGGCGTGCGGGTTCATGGGTGGCGTGGTCAATTCACGAACCTGAGGACGGCAAGTTTGAAACCCATACCGAGGTCGATACCGCGCAGTATCCTAACTTGGTGGCGTCGCGGGTTGCCTTGAGCAAAAGGGATGTCGATATTTTTTACAAGAAATTTTCCAAAGAGGCATTCTGGCCAACACTGCATACTTTTTGGGAACGAGCGACCTTCCGCGAAGATCATTGGCAGGTGTTTCTTGATGTGAATCGACGCTTCGCGGAAGCGGCGGCGGCAGAGGCCGCTGAAGGCGCAACGGTTTGGATACATGATTACAATTTGTGGATGGTGCCGGCCTATTTGCGCGAGTTGCGTCCCGATGTTGTTATCGCCTTTTTCCATCACACATACTTTCCCTCAGCGGATGTTTTCAATGTTATTCCCTGGCGCCGAGATATTATTGGCAGCCTATTACAATGTGACTATATCGGCTTCCATATTCCGCGCCAGTCCGAAAATTTTGTCGATGTGGCAAGGGGTGTCACGCCCCTAGAAGTGACGACGAAAATGAACTGTGCTCCGCGTTTCTTTACCTATGGCTGCGCGGTAGGCCTGGATGAAATGACTACCGAGATAAAGGTCAATGATCGCCTTATCCGCTTGGGGGCACACCCGGTTGGATTGGACTTGAAACGGGTAGAGAGCGCACTCAAGGACGAGAAAATTCAGCGGCGCATGGATGAGCTTAGGCTTGAGTTGCATGGCACCCGGATGATTTTATCGGTGGGCAGACTGGACTATACAAAAGGCATATTAGAACAGCTTGAGGCCTACGAACGCTTGCTGGATGAATACCCGGATTTGCACGACAAAGTTACTTTGATGATGGTGTGTGTGCCGGCTGCTAGTGAAATGGCGATTTATCGCGATTTACAAACTCAGATTGAGCAGGCGGTGGGGCGGATTAACGGCCGATTTGCAAAAGTTGGCTGGACGCCGCTGCAGTTTTTCTTCCGCAGTTTGCCCTTTGCCGAATTAGTGGCTTATTACAGCATGGCAGATGTGATGTGGATTACACCGCTGCGCGACGGGCTTAACTTGGTGGCCAAGGAATATATTGCCACCCAGGGTATGACGGATGGCTCGGGCGTATTGGTATTGTCTGAATTTGCCGGTGCGGCTGCTGAATTGCGCGGCCCGATCTTGGCTAATCCACATGACCGCAATGAGATGGTTAGAACCTGCTATTTGGCGTTAACCCTAGAGCGGGAAGAGGCGCGTAGCCGCATGCGTGAAGCCTACGATGTGGTTCAGCACTATGATATTAAGGTGTGGAGCGACGAGTTTATGAACGCTGTGGATGCCTGCCGAAGTGGCGATAGTGCGTTGCCGTCAAGTGACCTAGCATCTAAAGTGGCTTAG
- a CDS encoding TetR/AcrR family transcriptional regulator: protein MTEITAITSAPSAARPPQQARGRQRFERILEAAEAQLIQGGLSSFSIPELASSLNCTRTSIYHFFPSPYAILNELTRRHLITLEEEVEKLSYAIEGKPWQQVISEVADIVANYYNHHQAAGILILGSVASHESHQALHLTISHIGRHVDTLMRAIGVTLADENPDAKALVVELGTACLRLSYFLHGEITPAYRRECAAAMIAYLERIIAGQKS, encoded by the coding sequence ATGACTGAAATTACCGCCATCACTTCTGCCCCATCAGCTGCTAGACCCCCGCAACAAGCGCGCGGCCGCCAGCGATTTGAGCGCATTCTCGAAGCCGCTGAGGCGCAGTTAATTCAGGGGGGCTTAAGCAGTTTCTCGATTCCAGAACTAGCATCGTCACTGAATTGTACGCGAACCAGTATTTACCATTTTTTCCCCAGCCCCTATGCCATTCTCAATGAACTCACGCGGCGACACTTAATCACACTGGAAGAGGAAGTTGAAAAACTAAGTTATGCCATAGAAGGCAAACCATGGCAGCAAGTTATTAGTGAGGTCGCAGACATTGTCGCCAACTATTACAACCACCATCAAGCTGCTGGCATACTAATACTTGGCAGCGTGGCAAGTCATGAAAGTCATCAGGCTTTGCACCTGACCATTTCTCATATCGGCCGCCACGTCGACACCTTAATGCGCGCCATCGGTGTGACCTTGGCGGATGAAAATCCTGACGCCAAAGCGCTTGTTGTCGAGTTGGGTACCGCCTGCTTGCGGCTGTCATATTTTCTGCATGGCGAAATCACACCAGCCTATCGGCGCGAATGCGCCGCAGCCATGATCGCGTATTTAGAACGTATTATTGCCGGGCAAAAAAGTTAG
- a CDS encoding aspartate aminotransferase family protein, producing MSIFEERESGIRAYCRVYPVVFDKATNARQTDENGKQYIDFFAGAGVLNFGHNNPRMKKAMIDYLESDGVTHSLDMHTTAKRDFMERFVKTILEPRNMPHKMQFMGPTGTNAVEAALKIARRATKRQEIAAFTHGFHGMTLGSLACTANSYFRGAAGVPLNHVSHHKFGCLESLEQLAAHYADPSSGIAPPAAFLVETIQAEGGVNVASKEWLHALAKLAEDVCALLIVDDIQVGCGRTGSYFSFDGMGLDPDIICLAKGVGGMGTPMALNLVKPAIDNYWSPGEHTGTFRGQSLSFVAGSEALGYFEDNELMTEVAEKAEVMAKALAPLEKNFKAIAVRGKGMILGLDVGSGEQAKAIVDSCFAAGLLIASCGTGGRVIKLIPPLTIPDEDLQEGLDILVRHTTKVMEAIS from the coding sequence ATGAGTATTTTTGAAGAACGTGAATCAGGTATCCGCGCCTATTGCCGGGTTTACCCAGTGGTCTTCGACAAAGCCACCAACGCCCGTCAAACCGATGAGAATGGCAAACAGTACATCGATTTTTTTGCCGGTGCTGGGGTTTTAAATTTCGGACATAACAACCCACGCATGAAAAAGGCCATGATCGACTATCTAGAATCGGATGGCGTTACCCATAGCCTCGATATGCACACCACCGCCAAGCGCGACTTTATGGAGCGCTTTGTAAAGACGATTCTTGAGCCACGCAATATGCCCCATAAAATGCAATTTATGGGACCGACTGGCACCAATGCGGTCGAAGCTGCCCTTAAAATTGCGCGGCGCGCCACCAAAAGACAAGAGATAGCAGCCTTCACCCACGGTTTTCACGGTATGACACTGGGCTCGCTAGCCTGCACCGCTAATTCGTATTTTCGCGGCGCCGCGGGCGTGCCCCTTAATCATGTCTCACATCATAAATTTGGATGTCTTGAATCCCTCGAACAACTGGCGGCACACTACGCTGATCCGTCTAGCGGCATTGCTCCCCCCGCCGCGTTTTTAGTAGAAACGATACAAGCGGAAGGCGGCGTGAACGTCGCCAGTAAAGAGTGGCTACACGCCTTGGCCAAACTCGCTGAAGACGTATGCGCCCTGCTTATTGTTGATGACATTCAAGTAGGCTGTGGCCGTACCGGTAGCTATTTTAGCTTCGATGGCATGGGTCTCGATCCCGACATCATTTGTCTCGCCAAAGGCGTTGGCGGCATGGGTACACCCATGGCGCTCAATCTCGTTAAGCCCGCCATTGATAACTATTGGTCACCCGGCGAACACACCGGTACTTTCCGAGGCCAATCACTGTCGTTTGTCGCCGGCAGTGAAGCATTGGGGTATTTCGAGGACAATGAACTAATGACCGAAGTGGCAGAAAAAGCCGAGGTCATGGCGAAAGCACTGGCGCCGCTGGAAAAGAACTTTAAGGCGATTGCGGTGCGCGGCAAGGGTATGATTCTCGGCTTAGATGTAGGCAGCGGCGAGCAAGCCAAAGCAATTGTAGATAGCTGCTTTGCTGCCGGTCTACTCATTGCCAGCTGCGGTACCGGTGGTCGAGTTATTAAATTGATTCCTCCATTAACTATTCCCGATGAAGACCTTCAAGAAGGCTTAGACATTCTGGTACGGCATACCACCAAAGTGATGGAGGCCATCTCATGA